A stretch of Castanea sativa cultivar Marrone di Chiusa Pesio chromosome 2, ASM4071231v1 DNA encodes these proteins:
- the LOC142626081 gene encoding putative protein phosphatase 2C-like protein 44, with the protein MGLKDLHLKLKAFRLRRFLIGDGKRKKKGTEFTRRPSWMMPVSHGYYVVEDQSFRGGSDDFECSSVVVQREPVGDIECWFFGVSDNQIADGIHKYIQSHLFSKNPNEAQVRRNSKEIMRKAYLCARAKIRETYEADEIWRAGSVSVLVMNAEKLVTAYMGDYRAVVCRNGVAHQISSWDQQSGKRHWSRRLMSVRILGFNLGKAKQPRGSELVIAAERIDSSTEFVIIASPGIWEVMQNQEAVNLIRHLEDPKEAAGCLAKEALNRMSKSSIACLIIHFD; encoded by the exons ATGGGACTGAAGGATCTTCATCTCAAGCTCAAG GCATTCAGGCTGAGACGCTTTCTCATAGGAGAtggcaagagaaagaaaaaaggaacaGAGTTTACAAGAAGGCCCTCATGGATGATGCCAGTTTCACATGGATATTATGTTGTGGAGGATCAATCATTTAGAGGTGGTTCAGATGACTTTGAGTGTAGCTCAGTTGTGGTTCAGCGAGAGCCAGTTGGAGACATTGAATGTTGGTTTTTTGGGGTTTCCGATAATCAAATTGCAGATGGAATTCACAAGTATATTCAATCCCATTTGTTTAGCAAGAACCCCAATGAG GCTCAGGTTAGGAGGAATAGCAAAGAGATAATGAGAAAGGCATACCTTTGTGCTAGAGCAAAGATTAGAGAGACATATGAAGCAGATGAGATATGGAGAGCAGGTTCAGTATCTGTGTTGGTGATGAATGCGGAAAAGCTTGTGACAGCTTACATGGGAGACTACAGAGCTGTTGTCTGCAGAAATGGTGTGGCTCATCAGATAAGCAGCTGGGACCAGCAATCAGGCAAAAGACATTGGTCTCGTAGACTTATGTCAG TACGCATATTAGGATTCAATTTGGGCAAAGCTAAGCAACCCAGAGGCTCAGAACTTGTTATTGCTGCTGAAAGAATTGATTCCAGTACTGAATTTGTCATCATAGCAAGCCCCGGCATATGGGAG GTAATGCAGAATCAAGAGGCTGTGAATCTCATCAGGCACTTAGAAGATCCCAAAGAAGCTGCTGGGTGCTTGGCAAAGGAGGCTTTAAATAGAATGAGCAAAAGCAGCATTGCTTGCTTGATCATTCACTTTGACTAA